Part of the Roseobacter denitrificans OCh 114 genome, TACACCGCAAGCGCACCCCACTCATCGGGCATGAGGGTTTGCCCAACATCGAACGCGCCTTGTCCATCTGGATTTAGGATGACAGCCTCGCCTTCTGCCAGACGGGCCCCAGCAACCCTTTCGATGTTTGACCGGTGCGCAACCACCACGCGGTTCGTGCCATCCGTTGGGCGATCTGCGAGCAGGCTGCGCAGAAAGGCTGCTCTTTCATCGCGACCCGCTTCATCCGAGAGGAGGCCAATCAACGCCATGCGTTCTTCGACGCGGCCAAAGGCTATTTCAGCCATGTCGCGGCACCGCGCGAAGGGAGACGCCAGCACCTCGCCAACCGGAATTTGGAGGTCTCGAAACGCCGCACCGATGATTTCGGATTGCCGGATGCCTTCTTCCGACAAGAGGCGTTGGCGTGCGCGAGGCCACTCAACCCGGTCAACACCGGACCATGTGGTTGCGGCATGGCGAAAGTAGATTACATGACCGCCCGCACGAAGGCGACCCAAGACCTCTGCGCGCGCAGCTTTGGGCACACCGAAGAGCAAAGCACTCAATGAACCGGCCAATGCCGAGCGGCGTGAGATTTTCAGTTGGGTCATGGTATCTGCCTTTCTGTAGGGTGTGGCACGGTGATTTCGGCTGTTCATCGCAATGACCCACCGATCGTTGACACCTGCTCATGTTATTCAGGAAGCAGGCCTGCGGATTGCATCAGGTTTGTATCGCAGCGTTAACCCTTTCCCGGGTAAACGGCATATGCCTGAGCCTGCGCCCCTTCGCGGCATAGAACGCATTCGCAATTGCTGCCGAGACCATTGGCGTACCGACCTCGCCCACGCCAACGGGCGGTGCATCGACCTCTGCCATGTAGATATCAATGGGAGGCACGCGGTCCGCGCGTGTGATCTCGTAGTCCCAGAAGTTGTTCTGGACCACTTCGCCATTTTCGATGTCGATCTTTTCAGTGAGGGCCATAGAGAGGCCAAAGATAATGCCACCCTCGATCTGGTTGTGTGCATTGTCGGGCGAGACGATGCGCCCGGCATCGACTGCTGCCCAGACGTGCTTCACCCTGATGTCGCCCGACGACTCATCGACCTCTATCTCTGCCACGCCAGCGGCCATTGATGAACTGTAGCCCGCAAAGGACAACCCGAGCGCGCGGGTGCCACGGTTCCGCCAATCTGACATCTCGGCCACCTTCTCCAAAAGGTGCCGCCCGCGCGGGTTTTCGGCAACAAGATCCAACCGGAAATCCAGCGGATCGCGGCCAGCCGCCTCAGACAGCTCGTCCATGAACGCCTCGGCGGCAAAGCTTGTGTAGGCCGCGCCGATGCCGCGGTAAGGTGCCAGTCGGGCGTCGCGTTCGGTAATGATGTGATCCGCGCGAAAATCGGGAATGGTGTAGAACTTGCTTTCCGCGCCCCGCATCGAGATCACATCGTTCGGCTTGACCGCCTCCCAGCGACCGGGGTTGAAAAACCCGATAACGCTCGGCGTGGCGACCTTGTGATGCCACCCGCTGAGACGCCCGTCAGCCGTGAGGCCCGCTTCAAGATGCTGTGCTGCGGCGGGCCGGAACGTGCCATTCTTGACGTCATCTTCGCGTGTCCAGGTCACTTTGACCGGGCGACCAACGGCCTTGGAACAAAGCAGCGCATCGCGCACGTATTCCTGAACAAAGGCCGTCCGTCTGCCAAAGCTGCCGCCCATTGTCATCATGTTCAGTCTGACACGGTCTTGGGTGGTTCCAAGCGTTTGCATCACCGTTTGCGTGGTCCAGGATTGGGTTTGCGTGCCAGCCCAAACCTCAGCCCCCAGCCCATCGGCATCGACTGAGGCAACAGCCGCCATTGGTTCGATCTGAGCATGATAGGCATAATCCGACAAATAGAGGTGACTGATCTGCCGTTCCGCATTTGCAATCGCAGAAGGTGCATCGCCACGCTCTGCCCAGATCGCAGGCTCTGACTGGGCATCCTGTGCGGCGGCTGCATAGGCTTCAAGGGTTGCTTCACTATTGAAGCCGCGGGCTGGCGATGTTGTCGACCACTCCACCTGCAAAAGACTGCGTGCCCCCAATGCGGCCCACAGGCTTTCGGCGACAACGGCGACGCCGTCCGGCAAGGTCACAATATCGAACACACCATTGACTGCGCGGGCGTCCGTATCATCCAGTGTGAGAGGTGTTTCGCCTTCGACAGGGGCGCGCAGCACGGTCGCATGGGCCATGTTGTCCAGTTCCACATCTATCGCGTATTGGGCATTGCCGGTGCTTTTGGCAGGCACATCGCGGCGCGGGATGTCCTGGCCGATGATGCGGAAATCCTGAGGGTCCTTGAGGGCAAGGCTATCCGCGCTTGGAATATCCACGCCTGTCGTCCCGGCGGCAGCGAGATTACCATAGCTGAGTTGCGTTCCATCCTCGGCGACAACAGCGCTTGGCTCTGTGTGCAGGCTCTCCTTGGGCACGCCCAATTCGCGTGCTGCGATTTGCAACAGGACGTCACGCGCCTGTGCACCTGCCCGGCGCATCGGATCGTAGTAGCTCTGAACACCGGTACTGCCCGCTGTGTAAAGCACGCCGCCGAACAACGGGTTTCCAAAGGTGCGATCATCCGCATTCAATTGCTCGATCACCACATCGTCCCAGTTTGCGTCAAGCTCTTCGGCAAGGATCTGTGGCAAAGTGCTATAGCTGCTTTGCCCCATCTCGGTGGAGGGGAACACGATTTTGATGACACCGTCGGAGGCAATGCTCAGCCATGGGTTCACGGCCAGCCCGGTATTTGCCTGAGCCAGCGCGCTGACAGCCGACACCCCGCCCGCGCCGACCGCGAAGAAAAGACCGGCACCTCCTTTGAGGACACTACGGCGCGATAGATTTGATGTCGTGGTCATCTCACACCTCCTGAGCGGCTTGTTCGACCGCCTTGAAGATGCGGTTATAAGTGCCGCAGCGGCACAGGTTCGGCGCCATGTATTCGGCGATCTCGGCGCGGGAAGGATCGGGGTTCTCAGACAAAAGGGCTGCTGCGCGCATGATCTGACCGGACTGGCAGTAGCCGCATTGCGGTACCTGTTGGTCAATCCATGCCTTTTGCAGCGGGTGGCTGGCATCCTCGGACAAGCCTTCGATGGTAGTGACCTCGTATCCTGCCACATCCCCGACAGACAACTGACATGAAAATTCGGGCTCTCCGTCCACATGCACGGTACAGGCTCCGCACATCGCGGCCCCGCACCCATATTTGGTCCCTTTCAGGCCGAGCTCATCACGAATGACAAGCAACAACAACTCGTCCTCTGGATTATCCACCTCGACCGAGCGGCCGTTCAGCGTGAAGTTTATCATCTTCGAATTCCTCCTTTGGCATTGGTTGCGGTTATTTTTGGTTCAACTTTTAGATGTGGATCGCTGGACCCCTAAAACGCCTCGTCAAGGCGATATGTAGTGCCGGACAACGGGCCCAGTTTCGCGCGTATCAAAGGCGCGGAGACGATCCTGCACATCTGCATCGTCACGCGTGACACGCTGGTGCTGTTCAAGATGTTCCGACCAACTGGGCAGCAGGAAGCTCTCGATCCATAGCCCGGGCGTTTCGACACTTTCATGAACAAACCACTGCGTCGCCCCGTCGCGCAGCCGCTCTTTTGAGAACGCGTGAAGGGCTGCGAGGAAATCGGCTTTGCGGTCGGCATTGACCTGGTACTCCACCATCACCATGGCGCGTTGATCTGGGTACTGGCCGTCACTCAGGACAGGGGCGGAGGGCCAAAGAGCTGATGGTGTTAGATCAGCGTTCTCTGCTTGCCCCACTTTGAAGCCACGCGTGACCAGAATACCGAGTGCCAAACCGGCCGCTGCAATCATTAAGGCGACAGGGATAGATGTCGCAGTCGCGACTTGGCCCCAAATGATCGAACCCGCGGCCATTGAGCCAAAGAACACCATCAGAAACACCGCGAGACCCCTTGCGCGCACCCAGTTGGGCAGCGCCATCTGCGCAGACACGTTGAAGGAGGTCAGGACCGTGATCCATGAGAACCCACCAAGAAACGCGGCTGCCATCAACGCGACAGGCGTTGCGGAAAGCGCCATAATCAAAAGGGCTGCGATAGTTCCAAGCGTGCCCGCCCGCACGGCCATATCAGAGTCCAACCGCTTTTGAAGGCGCGGCAAGAGCAGCGCACCGGTCACAGCACCACCGCCGATCAGGGCCACAAGGGTGCCGTAAAGCTGTGATCCGCCACCTTCGGCCTGTCGCGCGATCAGAGGCAAAAGCGACCAGTAGGCAGACGCAAAGATGAAGAACGCTCCCGCACGGATAGCGGTCGCTTTCAGAGCTTCATTGTTTCGGACATGGCGCAGACCAGTGGCCATGTCCCCGAGGATCGGTCCATGATATTTTGTCCCCGTTGTAGGTTCCGGCTTCCACAGCAAGAGCGCCACGATGATGACGAGATGACTGACTGCGTTCAGCGCAAAGGGTGCGGCAAGGCCGACGCTCGCAATCAGGATGCCTGCCAGTGCGGGGCCGATGGCACGGCTGATATTGATGCCCATCGAGTTGAGCGCGATCGCGGGCTTCAGTTTTTCCCGTGGGACCAACTGCGGCACGATGGCCTGCCAAGCCGGGGCCATGAATGCAGCGCCCGTTCCGATGGCCAGCGTGAACAGGATCAGCAGCAGCGGGGTCATCATCTCAAGCCACACGAGAACCGTGAGTGTTGAGATAACAATCGTCAGCAAAATATTGATCGTGATCAGCATGCGCCGCTTGTCCAGCCGGTCGGCTAGAGCGCCTGCAAAAAGTGCAAACAGAAAGACCGGCAGTGTCGTAGCCGCCTGCACCAGCGTGACAACAGAAGGGCTGGAGTTGAGCGTTGTCATGAGCCAGCCAGCGCCCACATCGTGCATCCAGGTGCCGACATTCGAGATCAGAGTCGCCGTCCACAAAAGCGCAAACGCCATGTGGCCGAAGGACGAAAACGCCCCCGGAGAAGGTGCCTCTACTGTGCTACCACTGGATGACATCTGCGACCTCCTCCCGGTGCTTTTGCGCATAGGCGCGCACGAACGGACACAGCGGCACGATCCGTTGGCCGGCGGCGCGCGCATCAGCGAGCAATCGGTCCACCAATGCACCTGCAACGCCCATGCCGCGCATACTGTCCGGCACGCCCGTATGATCCGCGATGATCAGACTGTCCGACACCTTTGAAATCGTCAGCTCACCTTCACCCTCCACACCAGCAATCGTGGCGCCGTAGCGGGCTTTGCTATCGGTATCTGTGCGGGTAATCTCAATATCAGACATGTAATTTCCTTAAGGTTGATTTGGCTGTCAGATGACTAGGGTGCATGAACAGTTCGGTGTCACGACGCCGCTTTGAGCCCGCTGGCGTCGTTGGACAGATGTGCCTCAAGGAACCACACCGTTTTATCCAGATACCGGGATGCGGAGGTGAAGATATCTGCCGTGTCCGCGTCACCGGCCTCATCCGCGAGGTCGATACTCTCGCGCACATGGTTGCCCAAGGTGGCGAAGC contains:
- a CDS encoding histidine phosphatase family protein; the encoded protein is MTQLKISRRSALAGSLSALLFGVPKAARAEVLGRLRAGGHVIYFRHAATTWSGVDRVEWPRARQRLLSEEGIRQSEIIGAAFRDLQIPVGEVLASPFARCRDMAEIAFGRVEERMALIGLLSDEAGRDERAAFLRSLLADRPTDGTNRVVVAHRSNIERVAGARLAEGEAVILNPDGQGAFDVGQTLMPDEWGALAV
- a CDS encoding xanthine dehydrogenase family protein molybdopterin-binding subunit, with protein sequence MTTTSNLSRRSVLKGGAGLFFAVGAGGVSAVSALAQANTGLAVNPWLSIASDGVIKIVFPSTEMGQSSYSTLPQILAEELDANWDDVVIEQLNADDRTFGNPLFGGVLYTAGSTGVQSYYDPMRRAGAQARDVLLQIAARELGVPKESLHTEPSAVVAEDGTQLSYGNLAAAGTTGVDIPSADSLALKDPQDFRIIGQDIPRRDVPAKSTGNAQYAIDVELDNMAHATVLRAPVEGETPLTLDDTDARAVNGVFDIVTLPDGVAVVAESLWAALGARSLLQVEWSTTSPARGFNSEATLEAYAAAAQDAQSEPAIWAERGDAPSAIANAERQISHLYLSDYAYHAQIEPMAAVASVDADGLGAEVWAGTQTQSWTTQTVMQTLGTTQDRVRLNMMTMGGSFGRRTAFVQEYVRDALLCSKAVGRPVKVTWTREDDVKNGTFRPAAAQHLEAGLTADGRLSGWHHKVATPSVIGFFNPGRWEAVKPNDVISMRGAESKFYTIPDFRADHIITERDARLAPYRGIGAAYTSFAAEAFMDELSEAAGRDPLDFRLDLVAENPRGRHLLEKVAEMSDWRNRGTRALGLSFAGYSSSMAAGVAEIEVDESSGDIRVKHVWAAVDAGRIVSPDNAHNQIEGGIIFGLSMALTEKIDIENGEVVQNNFWDYEITRADRVPPIDIYMAEVDAPPVGVGEVGTPMVSAAIANAFYAAKGRRLRHMPFTRERVNAAIQT
- a CDS encoding (2Fe-2S)-binding protein — translated: MINFTLNGRSVEVDNPEDELLLLVIRDELGLKGTKYGCGAAMCGACTVHVDGEPEFSCQLSVGDVAGYEVTTIEGLSEDASHPLQKAWIDQQVPQCGYCQSGQIMRAAALLSENPDPSRAEIAEYMAPNLCRCGTYNRIFKAVEQAAQEV
- a CDS encoding MFS transporter, encoding MSSSGSTVEAPSPGAFSSFGHMAFALLWTATLISNVGTWMHDVGAGWLMTTLNSSPSVVTLVQAATTLPVFLFALFAGALADRLDKRRMLITINILLTIVISTLTVLVWLEMMTPLLLILFTLAIGTGAAFMAPAWQAIVPQLVPREKLKPAIALNSMGINISRAIGPALAGILIASVGLAAPFALNAVSHLVIIVALLLWKPEPTTGTKYHGPILGDMATGLRHVRNNEALKATAIRAGAFFIFASAYWSLLPLIARQAEGGGSQLYGTLVALIGGGAVTGALLLPRLQKRLDSDMAVRAGTLGTIAALLIMALSATPVALMAAAFLGGFSWITVLTSFNVSAQMALPNWVRARGLAVFLMVFFGSMAAGSIIWGQVATATSIPVALMIAAAGLALGILVTRGFKVGQAENADLTPSALWPSAPVLSDGQYPDQRAMVMVEYQVNADRKADFLAALHAFSKERLRDGATQWFVHESVETPGLWIESFLLPSWSEHLEQHQRVTRDDADVQDRLRAFDTRETGPVVRHYISP
- a CDS encoding GNAT family N-acetyltransferase gives rise to the protein MSDIEITRTDTDSKARYGATIAGVEGEGELTISKVSDSLIIADHTGVPDSMRGMGVAGALVDRLLADARAAGQRIVPLCPFVRAYAQKHREEVADVIQW